The Pricia mediterranea genome includes a window with the following:
- a CDS encoding Crp/Fnr family transcriptional regulator, which produces MKASILHRAIDIYTPHLSLKSRKELASICEEQNFKSGTLLFKPNQPEQSEYILLQGIAHTFLLNFEGEEITLSFFEDNTVLPPFVTRTQKGKSILHCKAITDCTFVQIDAKAFESLMIDNLEIREFGNTVLRQELLNKVNKEIRMASWSAKERLEQFRRDFSMLENKIPHPMIASYLGITNVSLSRLRKQT; this is translated from the coding sequence ATGAAAGCCTCAATACTGCATAGGGCCATTGATATCTATACACCACACCTATCTTTAAAATCCCGTAAAGAATTAGCATCCATTTGCGAAGAGCAAAACTTTAAAAGCGGAACACTTCTTTTTAAACCAAATCAACCCGAACAATCTGAATATATCCTTTTGCAGGGCATTGCCCATACTTTTTTGTTAAACTTCGAAGGAGAGGAAATCACGCTTTCCTTTTTTGAAGACAATACCGTTTTACCTCCTTTTGTTACGCGAACGCAAAAGGGAAAATCGATACTGCATTGTAAAGCGATTACCGACTGTACTTTTGTCCAAATCGATGCCAAAGCATTTGAATCATTAATGATAGACAATCTTGAGATACGTGAATTCGGCAATACTGTCCTGCGACAAGAACTTTTGAATAAGGTAAACAAAGAAATCCGAATGGCATCATGGTCGGCCAAGGAAAGGTTGGAACAATTCCGAAGAGATTTCTCAATGTTGGAGAACAAAATTCCCCATCCCATGATCGCTTCCTACTTAGGCATTACCAATGTTTCCCTAAGCCGATTAAGAAAGCAGACCTGA